In the genome of Streptomyces fagopyri, the window CCGCTGTACGCCGGGGGAAGGTGACGAGCGGGACCGTAGCGGTCCAGGGCGCTGGCCTGTTGGTAGCCGTCGGTGACGACAGCCGTGTTCTCGCGGGTGCTGCCGGGCAGGGAGCTGTAGATGCCGGCCACGGTGTCCGCCATCTCCGGCCACCCGACCATGTCCTTCGACAGGCCGTCCGGCATCCGCTTCAGCGCGGAGTCGGGATACATCGGAAGCATGACCGGTACGAGCGCGAGGGAGAGGAGGGAGACGGGAACGGCGATCCACTTCCACGGGCGACGGGACGTCTTCCCCGCGAAGTCGACCGCCGCTGCGGCCAGGGGAATGACCAGGTAACCGGCGAGGTAGTACGCGCGGCCGTCGGTGAGCGCGTAGGTGAGCGCGATGCCCAGAACGCTCCAGCCGAGGACGCGGTAGTCGCGGCGGGCCGACCGTCCGATCAGTTTCACCATGCCGTGCACGAGGAAGATCGATCCCGCGATGCCGCAGATGGACAGGACGGCGGCGATGAAACCGAAGCCGCCTGCTCCGGCGTCCTCGACCTCCTTGGCGATCACCTTGGTCATGTCGACCTGGGGCCAGCCGTGTTGTGCCTGCCACACGAGGCCGGGGACGGCCGCGGCGGCCACGATGCCCGCGCCGATCCAGAACTTGGGGCGCCGCACGATGCCCCTGGGCCCGAAGACCAGGGCGCAGAGGACGAAGACGACCCAGAAGCTCGCGCTGACGAACTTGACCTGCAGCTCCACGGCGGTGACGAGGGCGATCGCCAGGAACACGCGGTCGTCCCGCAGCCGGATCCACCGGATGAGCAGCCAGGCCGTGCAGGCGGCCAGGTTGATGTCGAGACCGCCGGTCGCGAGGACGTGGCCGGTCATCAGGGTGGCCGGAGTCACCGCGTAGACGACGGCGGCGAGGACCTGGGCGGTCCGTCGGCCGCCCAGCTCCCGTGCCGCGAGCGCCGACACCACCACTCCCCCGCCGGCGGCAAGAGCCGGCAGCAGACGCAGGGCCACCAGCGAACCGTTGGTGAGGTATTCGATTCCCTGGGCCAGCAGGGGCACGAGGGGTGGCTGGTCGACGTATCCCCAGGCGGGACGCTTTCCGGCGGCGATGAAGTACAACTCGTCGCTGAAGAAGCCGAATCTGTCGCTCACCAGCAGGAGAACGACGACGACGGTTCCGGCGACGGCGAGGACCGGCCTTCTCGCGAGGGGAGCGAGGGGGGACGGAACCTCATGACCGACCTGCCGGTCGTTCGCGGGAGGGTGAAGGACGTGGGGCGCCTTCTCGTTTCGCGGAATGGTCAGATCCACCATGCTCCTCGATCATGGAGGCACATGAAACCTCAGGTGCCCATGAACAGGTCGTTGCGCGCTAAATTAAATCGGCTCAACGCAGTATGCGAGGCGACACGGTGGTCCTCATGGGCAGGCCGGGACACCCTAAGGAAATTTCTAGGCCCGGTCCTTCGCCTCGTCCACGGGCAGGTGGTGCCCGGCCCGGCCGGCGAAGCGGTCGCCGTTCCGGTCAGGTCCGGCCCCCGCGCCCGGCTCCCCCTCCGTCTCCCAAGAGGTGGCTGGACGGTCCTGATCGCGACGGTGGTCGTGGCCCTCGGGGCGTCGCGCCAGGGCCGCGACGCGTACGGTGACCTCGTCGGCGGACACGGCGCGCAGGTCGACGAGCACGTCCTCCAGAGCCTCCAGCCAGAGGAGGTGGTAGTCGTAGCGTTCCTCGCCCGTCGACGCGTCCTCCCAGGCGGCGATCCGGGCGATCAGCGCGGCCCGGAACCGCGGCCAGGTGAACGCGCCCGCTTCGTACAGGCTGACGGCCATGCCGAAGGCGCGGCTCTCCCACGGCTCGCCGAACACCAACTCGCCGCTGGAGCGGGGCGGTGCGCCCGGGCCCTCGACGCCCAGCGGCGCGCTCACGGGCCGTCGACCTTCGCCACGCCCACCATCGCGTCCCTCGTCACCAGCGGCACGAGTTCCTCCTCGGACAAGCGCTCGGTGCCGGGCGGGCGTTGGGGCAGTACCAGCCAGCGCACCTCGCTCGTGGAATCACGTACGGTGATCCGCACGTCGTCGGGGAGGTCGAGTCCCATCTCGGCAAGCACCGTACGCGGCTCCCGGACGATCCTCGCGCGGTACGCGGGGTCTTTGTACCGGCTCGGCGGCAGGCCGAGCACCGGCCACGGGTAGCACGAACACAGCGTGCAGACCACCACGTTGTAGGTGGTCGCGGTGTTCTCCACGACGACGATGTGCTCTCCCTGCTGCCCCGAGAAGCCCAGTTCCCCGGAGTAGCGGCGGTGCCGTCGTCGAGCAGCCGCCGCCGCTACTCCGGGTCGGTCCACGCCTTCGCGACGACCTTGGCCCCGTTGAGCGGGCTCACGCCGGCCTCGTAGGTGGTGATGATGCCGTCCATCATCTTCGGGTCGATCAGGCCCCGTTCGGTGAGGAGTTGTTCGAGCGCCCAGGAAGTCCGGATCGGCCGGAGGCCGGACCGGGAGTGTCCGGCGGGCCGCACACGCCGTGGGACCGCCGCCCTTCTGGATGCCCGTGACGACGGCGTGCGCGACCGGGGCCGCGAGGGGATGAGTACGCCTCACCGCATTCCGCCGTCCGACGCGGGAGCGCCCGCGCCCGTCACGGGTTGCCGGGGGCGTTCTCCCGGTGGGCGGCGGCCGGGCGGAAGCACGCGGTCACGGTCTTGCCGTGCCGCTGGCACTTCATGCTCCAGTCGTCCGCCAGGGTGCTCACTATGCCCATTCCCCGTCCGGACGTCGCACCGGCCTCCGGGTCGCGGGGGCGGGGCAGGGTGGGGTCCTCGTCGTGGACGCTCACATGCAGGCAGTCACCGTCCCAGGTGAGGACGAGGTGGGCGTCGCTGCGGGCGTGGACGTGGGCGTTGGTGAGCAGTTCGGACACGCAGAGGACGACCGCGTCCGCCGTGTCGGGCTCTTCGGCGGACCATGGCAGGGACCTGAGATGGTCGCGTGTCCACTGCCGTCCGGTCCGCACGCCTCCCGACACCGCGAACGAGTGCGCCCAGCCCATGGCCTTGACTGCCACTGTGCCTTCACTCCCCTTGCCGTTGGCCGCTCAGATCCGTACAGGAGCCGGGTACCCCGGGCCCGTGCGGACAGGCGCCCCGATCACGCGGGCCGGCCGTCCTCGACGACGACACGACGGCACCCCCGACACCGGCCTCGGCTGTCGTCGGCCGCTACCGCGACACCGTGCGCGCGATGCCGGGGCGAGCGGGGTGGCCGGAAGGACTCCGAGCCCACACGTTCCGGTTGTCCACGCGGGTCAGCGCACTCGCCCTCGGGGCTTCAGCGGCCCCGGCGGCAGTTCGGGAGCGGCCAGCGGACCACCGTCGTAGCCCTTCACCTCGCCGAACCTCGACCCGGACATCCAGTCCGAACGTGCTTGTGCGATGTCCTCGCCGGACCGCCCGATGAAGTTCCACCACATGATCAGCTCCTCCTCGAACGGCTCGCCGCCGAGGAGCATGAGGGACGCGTCCGACGCGGCGCGCAGGGGCAGTTCGGTGCGACCGCAGCCGAGGTAGAGCATCGAGCCCGGCAGCACCGGTACGCCGTCGACGTGGGCCTCGCCCGACATGGACAGCACGGCGTACTCGAAGTCGGGCTCCAGCGGCAGGCGTACGTCGGCGCCGCTCGTCAGGGCCAGGTCGGCACCGACGATGGGGCTGTACGTCGTGCCGGGCGAGGTCGTGCCGTCGACGGTGCCCAGGATGAGCGTGGCCTTGACGCCGGGTGCCGTGACGAGGGGCAGCTCGGCGTGGTGCTCGAAGTGCGGGTCCGTGTGCCGGTGGCTGTCCGGGAGGGCGACCCACAGCTGCGCTCCATGCAGGAAGCGGGCGTGCGACTCGGGGCTCTCCTCGGAGTGGCTGATGGCGCGGCCGGAGGTCATGAGGCCCAGTTCCCGCGGGCGGATCGTCTGCAGGCTGCCCGTGGAGTCGCGGTGCAGCACCTCGCCCTCGTGCAGCCAGCTGACGGTCTGCAGTCCCATGTGCGGGTGCGGCGGGACCTGCATGCCCGGCTCGTCGGCGATGTCGTCGGGACCGTAGTGATCGACGAAGCACCACGCGCCGATCATGCGGCGGCCAAGGTTGGGCAGCAGGCGCCTGACTTCGGTGGACTCGCCGAGCTTGACCCGGCGGGGACTGAGGAGTTCACGCACCGGCTCGGCCACCACGAACCCGCGGCCACCGCACAGGGCGGGAACTGCGTCGCGATCAAGATTGCTCATGGCGCACAACCTAGCCCCG includes:
- a CDS encoding glycosyltransferase family 39 protein; the encoded protein is MVDLTIPRNEKAPHVLHPPANDRQVGHEVPSPLAPLARRPVLAVAGTVVVVLLLVSDRFGFFSDELYFIAAGKRPAWGYVDQPPLVPLLAQGIEYLTNGSLVALRLLPALAAGGGVVVSALAARELGGRRTAQVLAAVVYAVTPATLMTGHVLATGGLDINLAACTAWLLIRWIRLRDDRVFLAIALVTAVELQVKFVSASFWVVFVLCALVFGPRGIVRRPKFWIGAGIVAAAAVPGLVWQAQHGWPQVDMTKVIAKEVEDAGAGGFGFIAAVLSICGIAGSIFLVHGMVKLIGRSARRDYRVLGWSVLGIALTYALTDGRAYYLAGYLVIPLAAAAVDFAGKTSRRPWKWIAVPVSLLSLALVPVMLPMYPDSALKRMPDGLSKDMVGWPEMADTVAGIYSSLPGSTRENTAVVTDGYQQASALDRYGPARHLPPAYSGHRGYWYFGRPADSVTSVIYVGADKPYLDGFFESVRRVGTVDNHLHVPNLNRGQAIWLCRGPRHPWPQLWPRFYHLTAVTLRGEDVPAK
- a CDS encoding ATP-binding protein; this encodes MAVKAMGWAHSFAVSGGVRTGRQWTRDHLRSLPWSAEEPDTADAVVLCVSELLTNAHVHARSDAHLVLTWDGDCLHVSVHDEDPTLPRPRDPEAGATSGRGMGIVSTLADDWSMKCQRHGKTVTACFRPAAAHRENAPGNP
- a CDS encoding pirin family protein, which translates into the protein MSNLDRDAVPALCGGRGFVVAEPVRELLSPRRVKLGESTEVRRLLPNLGRRMIGAWCFVDHYGPDDIADEPGMQVPPHPHMGLQTVSWLHEGEVLHRDSTGSLQTIRPRELGLMTSGRAISHSEESPESHARFLHGAQLWVALPDSHRHTDPHFEHHAELPLVTAPGVKATLILGTVDGTTSPGTTYSPIVGADLALTSGADVRLPLEPDFEYAVLSMSGEAHVDGVPVLPGSMLYLGCGRTELPLRAASDASLMLLGGEPFEEELIMWWNFIGRSGEDIAQARSDWMSGSRFGEVKGYDGGPLAAPELPPGPLKPRGRVR
- a CDS encoding nitrile hydratase accessory protein; translation: MSAPLGVEGPGAPPRSSGELVFGEPWESRAFGMAVSLYEAGAFTWPRFRAALIARIAAWEDASTGEERYDYHLLWLEALEDVLVDLRAVSADEVTVRVAALARRPEGHDHRRDQDRPATSWETEGEPGAGAGPDRNGDRFAGRAGHHLPVDEAKDRA